The Acetonema longum DSM 6540 genomic interval ACGGCATTCAGCTTAATTTCGGCGAACCGGTGAAATACAGGCTGAGTTACGGGGAAACCGGGCATTCAAAGGAAACGGCGATAGCCACGGCACGCTACGAGGATTTTGATTACAACCTGGAAGCCGGCGTCTATCACTATCGGACAGACACAGATCAGAAAAATACGATCCGGTCTCTGGGCGGAAATTACAATTTCAGCAATTTTGGCGTAGGAGCCACGATTTTGAGCGCAACGCTGCAAGACAGCCAGGGAGATCATGACGGCTATGTGTTGAGTTTTAACTACGGCGGTTTAAAAACCTGGCGTCCGGGCACCTACAGCCTGTTTGCCAAATATTACAATCAGCCGCAGGGAACCTATATTATGCATGGAATGAACGGCCCCGGCAGCCGGATGCAAGGATTTAAGGGCTACGGCTTAGGAATGGGCTATACGGTGGCGGCGAATTTTGTGGCAGGCCTCGAATATTACGACCTGTCAGAAAAAGCCTCCGGCGATAGCGCCAGAACCTGGTGGAGTTACCTCATGCAATATTTTTAAATACATTAGCAGGTGAAATCGGAATATATGGAAATTTTATTAAAATTACAGGCAAAAGAAGCTTTGCTGGCAGTTGTAGGCCTTGGCTATGTAGGGTTGCCGCTGGCGGTTGCGTTTGCCGGAAAAGTCCGGACCCTTGGCTTTGATATTAATCCGGAAAAAGTGGCTGTTTATCAGCAGGGAATTGATCCTACCCATGAAGTCGAAACGGCGAAGCTCCAAAGCACGACACTGGAATTTACTACTGATCCAGCCCGGCTGAAAGAAGCCCGCGTGATCATTGTTGCAGTGCCGACGCCGGTCAATGGAGATAAAACCCCGGATTTAACGTCCGTTGTCAGCGCCAGTGCACTGATCGGGGAAAATCTGACGCCGGGCAGTATTGTCGTTTTTGAATCGACGGTGTATCCCGGGGTTACCGAGGATATTTGCATTCCGGTGTTAGAGTCGAAATCAGGCCTGGCATGCGGCAAAGATTTCAGGGTAGCCTATTCACCGGAAAGAATCAATCCCGGCGATAAAGTGCAAAGACTGGAAAATATCCGGAAGATTGTTGCCGCGACAGATGAGGAAACATTGGAAACGGTTGCGGCGATTTATGAACTGATTATTCAGGCGGGAGTATATAAAGCAGCCGGCATTAAGGTGGCGGAAGCGGCAAAGCTGGCTGAAAATGCCCAGAGAGACATTAACATTGCTTTTATGAATGAACTGGCCCTGGCATTCGACCGCATGAAAATCAACACCAAAGATGTAATCGACGCCATGAACACCAAATGGAATGCCCTGCGGTTTCAACCCGGCCTGGTAGGCGGGCATTGCATCGGCGTGGACCCGTATTACTTCATTTATCAGTTCCAGATGCTGGGGTATCACTCGCAGCTTATTGCCGCCGGCAGAAAAATTAACGATGCCATGGCCGGCTTTGTCGCTGACAACATTATAAAAAAAGTGATTCAAGCCAATAAAAATCTAAAAAGAGCCAACATTTATATTATGGGAATTACCTTTAAAGAAAATTGCCCGGATATGCGCAATTCAAAGGCCGTCGACGTCTGCAGGCACCTTGCCGGATATGGAATTCAGGTAAAAGTGGCTGACCCGGTTGTTGATCCCGCAGAATTTAAAAAAGAATACTGCCTGCCGCTTGTCAGGCTGGAAGAGGTCAAAAATGCCGATTGCCTGGTATTTTTAGTTGCCCATCAACACTTCCGGGAACTACAGCCGGCGAATCTGGCCGGCATGTTCAAGCAGCCAGGGCGGCAAACCCGTCATGTCATTATTGATATCAAGCATATATTTGAGCGTAAAGTAATGGAAGAAAGCGGTTATTCCTACTGGAGCCTTTAAGTACAAGGCGGTGATATGCGTGAAATATAAAACAATACTGCTGGTGCCGGTTCTGCTGCTGTTGGGCGTTTATCTGACCGGAATCCCGTTTATCGGACTATTTTCACTTCTGCCAGAACAGGCTGCCGCTTTATTTTCCATCCGTACAGTTCAGGCGACAGCTGCCGATAACCAGGCACAGGAAATCAGGGTGATTCCTACTACCGAGCCGGCGCTCTCCTTTACCTTCGGCGGCTTAAGCAGGGAGGCGGCAGTGAGCGATGTGCTCCGGCGGCTCCGCGGTCTGGGCATCAGGGCGACGTTTTTCGTCATGGAACCGGAAATCCGGCGGCATCCGGCAACGCTGCGGAAAATTATCGCCGACGGGCACGAAATCGGCATTGCCATACGGCCGAAAGACGGGGAAGCGCCGGACGAAACCCGCCGGATGATTTTAGCTACCGGCAGGCTGCTGCAGGAGCAGTTCGGGGTGACCACCGGCCTGGTAAAACAGCCCTGGGGAGCCGTGTCGGACACGACAAAAGAAGCGGTTGCCGGTCTGGGATATAGGCTGATTGGCCAATCCGTCAATGTGGTGCAAAGCAGGCATAAGGACTATACGGCCGCCGACCAGGTGATGGCCGAGATTTTCGGCAAATTTGCCCTGTCTTTATCCCGGGGGCAGATCGTCCATTTCAGAATGGACTATTATAGCAATGAGCGTCTGGCTGGCGATCTGGTCGAAACCATTAAATGGCGCAAAGTGGATAACATTGCCTATGCACCCTCCTACGACAATCCCGCCAATAACCCGGCCAATGATTCGCAGTATGCGATAAAGCCGGTCGGCGAGCTGCTCAGGCACAGCCGGTTTATCTATCAATATCCGGCCGATCCGGCGACCATTCCGGGCGGCTTACGCTACGACGGTCCCAGTGTAAGAATCACAGGGCGCAATGTAATGGCCGAAGCCGCCAAGCGGTATATCGGCCATAAAGATGTCAATTACGAAGACCGTATGCTAGGCTTCTCGAAAATGGAGACCCGCCGCCTCGATACCAGCGGCTTGATCCATACGGAGGACAGGGTTATTTTTCTCACTTTTGACGACTGGGAACAGACGCCGCGATCAATAAGCTGCTGTATGTTCTGCGCAAGCACCGGGTTACGGCGACGTTTTTCATTACGACCAATAACGTATTATATAATCCGAACCTGCTCCGGGCGATTGCCATGGAAGGCCATGAAATCGCCAGCCATTCCGATCAGCATCTGCCGCTGGTCATTCGCGATCCGCGAACCGGCCGGCTGGTACAAACCCAGGATAAAGACGAATATCGCGCCGACCTTGCCGCAGCCTACCGAAAATTGCGGGCTGTCACCGGAGATGTTCTTGTGAACGGCCGGCCGGCCCTGACCCGTTTTTTCCGCCCACCGACGCTGGCGATCAGCAAAACGGGGCTGGAAGCAGCCTTTGACGCCGGCTGCGAATACATTGTCGCCGGCTCGGGCAACACCTACGACTATACGGCGGAAAATGCGCCGCAGCTTGTGAGAACAATGAAAGACGTGGTTTATACGGAAAAAGGGGAACTAAAAAGAGGCGCGGTTTTAATCATGCATATGAGCGACAGTTCGGCATACACGGCAATGGCTTTGGAC includes:
- a CDS encoding nucleotide sugar dehydrogenase, which translates into the protein MEILLKLQAKEALLAVVGLGYVGLPLAVAFAGKVRTLGFDINPEKVAVYQQGIDPTHEVETAKLQSTTLEFTTDPARLKEARVIIVAVPTPVNGDKTPDLTSVVSASALIGENLTPGSIVVFESTVYPGVTEDICIPVLESKSGLACGKDFRVAYSPERINPGDKVQRLENIRKIVAATDEETLETVAAIYELIIQAGVYKAAGIKVAEAAKLAENAQRDINIAFMNELALAFDRMKINTKDVIDAMNTKWNALRFQPGLVGGHCIGVDPYYFIYQFQMLGYHSQLIAAGRKINDAMAGFVADNIIKKVIQANKNLKRANIYIMGITFKENCPDMRNSKAVDVCRHLAGYGIQVKVADPVVDPAEFKKEYCLPLVRLEEVKNADCLVFLVAHQHFRELQPANLAGMFKQPGRQTRHVIIDIKHIFERKVMEESGYSYWSL
- a CDS encoding polysaccharide deacetylase family protein; this translates as MTTNNVLYNPNLLRAIAMEGHEIASHSDQHLPLVIRDPRTGRLVQTQDKDEYRADLAAAYRKLRAVTGDVLVNGRPALTRFFRPPTLAISKTGLEAAFDAGCEYIVAGSGNTYDYTAENAPQLVRTMKDVVYTEKGELKRGAVLIMHMSDSSAYTAMALDILLTANAARTDSDPAKFKAGRLSDYLSAGYSQISRKQSLQLNRL